A section of the Candidatus Tisiphia endosymbiont of Nedyus quadrimaculatus genome encodes:
- the istB gene encoding IS21-like element helper ATPase IstB, whose product MNNVYQESTREDIINVMRKLKFTGMLESYDEIISDAIRRKEASNYILHNLLKSELTTRTLRSIQSRISAAKFPEKKDIDNFIFIDTPINQEQIMHLYSCEFIKTSRNIILVGGTGSGKTHLAIALSTKAVRKGYKSRFFNLVDLANQLEYEKNSAQVGKLAASLQKIDVLVLDELGYLPFSKNGGQLIFHLLSKIHSNTSIIITTNLIFSEWSQIFGCNKMTSALLDRVCHNCDIIETGNESYRMKKKQ is encoded by the coding sequence ATGAACAATGTATATCAAGAATCTACTAGAGAAGATATTATAAATGTTATGAGAAAGCTAAAATTTACAGGGATGCTTGAGTCTTATGATGAAATTATATCTGATGCCATAAGGCGTAAAGAAGCCTCGAATTATATTTTACATAATTTATTAAAATCTGAACTAACAACACGAACTCTTAGGTCTATTCAAAGTAGGATTAGCGCAGCAAAGTTTCCTGAGAAAAAAGATATAGATAATTTCATATTTATCGATACCCCAATAAACCAAGAACAAATTATGCATCTATATAGTTGCGAGTTTATTAAAACATCTAGAAATATAATCCTAGTTGGTGGTACTGGTAGCGGTAAAACTCACCTAGCTATTGCATTAAGTACAAAAGCAGTACGAAAAGGTTATAAATCAAGATTTTTTAATCTTGTAGATCTTGCTAATCAATTAGAATATGAAAAGAACTCTGCTCAGGTAGGAAAACTAGCAGCTTCCTTGCAAAAAATAGATGTACTAGTCCTAGATGAGCTTGGTTATCTACCATTTTCTAAGAATGGCGGTCAACTTATCTTTCATCTATTATCTAAAATACATTCCAACACTTCAATTATTATTACTACTAATCTTATATTCTCAGAATGGTCACAAATATTTGGTTGTAATAAAATGACTTCAGCGCTACTTGATAGAGTTTGTCATAATTGTGATATCATTGAAACGGGAAATGAAAGTTATCGTATGAAAAAAAAACAATAG
- the phaZ gene encoding polyhydroxyalkanoate depolymerase: MHNGSSNNLYYALEGFKTMLIPMRANIEILEQWFKNSNNPIKDSGYTHVMLAYLTLAERMTRTYKKPEFNINECIIDGTSYVVKEKTVATKTFCQLKHFSKIAIKQEMPKLLIIAPLSGHHATLLRDTVTEMLPYADVYITDWLDASTIPNQLGKFNLDDFIDYLIEFMTLLGANLHTMAVCQPTVPLLAAISIMSANNDVNVPRSMILIGGPIDARLNPTDVNLFAIHKSMQWFCQMMITSVPSNYPGYGRNVYLGFVQLMGFISLNIPRHINSHLDLLQNLLDGNLEKANHTIKFYDEYLATMDMTSEFYLQTIQEVFKDFALAKDEFVSKNRKVHLKNITKCALLGIEGENDDIAAVGQTKTALDLCSGIPMTMKKYHLQKGVGHYGLFSGSKFKQFIVPIIRDFIYTR; encoded by the coding sequence ATGCATAATGGCAGTTCTAATAATCTTTATTATGCACTAGAAGGCTTTAAAACTATGCTTATTCCAATGCGAGCAAACATAGAAATTTTAGAGCAGTGGTTTAAAAATAGCAATAATCCTATAAAAGATAGCGGCTATACTCACGTTATGTTAGCATATTTGACGCTTGCTGAAAGGATGACTAGAACATACAAGAAGCCAGAATTTAACATTAATGAATGTATTATTGATGGTACGTCTTATGTGGTTAAAGAAAAAACAGTTGCTACTAAAACATTTTGTCAATTAAAGCATTTTAGCAAAATTGCTATTAAGCAAGAAATGCCAAAATTATTAATAATCGCTCCACTGTCAGGACACCATGCTACCTTACTTAGGGACACTGTAACTGAAATGCTCCCATACGCAGATGTATATATTACAGATTGGCTTGATGCAAGCACTATACCTAATCAACTTGGTAAATTTAACTTAGATGATTTTATAGACTACTTAATTGAGTTTATGACGCTTCTAGGAGCAAATCTGCATACTATGGCAGTATGCCAACCAACAGTCCCCCTTCTAGCTGCCATTAGTATAATGTCTGCAAATAATGATGTAAATGTGCCGCGGTCAATGATTTTGATAGGTGGACCTATTGATGCAAGGCTTAATCCTACAGATGTTAACTTGTTTGCAATCCATAAAAGTATGCAATGGTTTTGCCAAATGATGATTACATCCGTACCCTCTAACTATCCTGGTTACGGAAGAAATGTCTATCTAGGGTTTGTACAACTTATGGGTTTTATCAGTTTAAATATTCCTCGGCATATTAATTCGCATTTAGATTTACTACAAAATTTGCTAGATGGCAACCTTGAAAAAGCTAATCATACCATAAAATTTTATGATGAATATTTAGCCACTATGGATATGACATCGGAATTCTATCTCCAAACAATACAAGAAGTATTTAAAGATTTTGCTCTTGCCAAAGATGAATTTGTCTCAAAAAATCGTAAAGTTCATTTAAAAAATATAACAAAATGTGCTTTACTAGGTATCGAAGGCGAGAATGACGATATAGCTGCGGTTGGACAAACTAAAACTGCATTAGATTTGTGTTCCGGTATTCCTATGACAATGAAAAAATATCATTTACAAAAGGGAGTTGGGCATTACGGCTTATTTAGTGGTAGCAAATTCAAACAGTTTATTGTCCCAATAATTAGGGATTTTATATATACTCGATAA
- a CDS encoding ATP-dependent Clp protease proteolytic subunit encodes MTYVPIVIEQTPRGERAYDIYSRLLKERIVFVCGQIEDYMANVVVAQLLFLEAENPEKDIFMYINSPGGVVTSGLAIYDTMQYIKPKISTLCIGQACSAGSLLLTAGEKNMRYSLPHSRIMIHQPSGGYQGQATDIEIHAKETMKLKRMLNNLYVKHTGQELDSIEKSMERDNFMDPEVAKSFGLVDEIITDRAKILVRK; translated from the coding sequence ATGACATACGTGCCTATAGTAATTGAACAAACCCCTAGAGGGGAAAGAGCCTATGATATCTATTCTAGGTTATTAAAGGAACGCATCGTTTTTGTTTGTGGTCAAATTGAAGATTATATGGCCAATGTGGTGGTTGCCCAATTACTATTCTTAGAGGCAGAAAATCCAGAAAAAGATATATTTATGTATATTAACTCTCCTGGTGGTGTTGTGACTTCTGGCTTGGCAATTTATGATACTATGCAATATATTAAACCTAAAATTTCTACTCTTTGTATAGGGCAGGCTTGTTCCGCGGGGTCTTTGTTGCTTACTGCTGGTGAGAAAAATATGCGTTATTCCCTACCACATAGTCGTATAATGATCCATCAACCGTCGGGTGGTTACCAAGGGCAAGCTACAGATATAGAAATTCATGCTAAAGAAACCATGAAATTAAAAAGAATGCTCAATAACTTATATGTCAAGCATACAGGGCAAGAACTAGATTCTATTGAAAAAAGTATGGAACGTGATAATTTCATGGATCCTGAAGTAGCTAAATCTTTTGGACTTGTTGATGAAATCATCACCGATAGAGCAAAAATCTTAGTAAGAAAATAG
- the istA gene encoding IS21 family transposase — MESKRKILGRYRRGEGIRSISRELNISRNTVRSIIRTQGEIKSDYIRIIQPIPKLGKYIESLERMLRDNKNSKPKKTGKALFEELKIYGYQGSYSAVSRYINTWNDRNFEINIKACVPLSFAPGEAYQFDWSSEQVILAGEIINVKVAHFVLCYSRKKFIYIYPTEAQEMVFDAHVRAFTFFGGSPTKGIYDNMKTAVSKVLKGSNNREWNPKFEKLCAHYLIEPIACSPARGNEKGRVERQVQIDREQFFTPMPKALTLQELNDILTSRLVTYNSSHKHPEYKDKTIDEAYQLERNFLVSVPVLFNGCKEIDIKVSITCLARYESNNYSVHCSCAGKIVQCKIYAEHLVFIYNGQEVGRHKRKFTKGETCYDVNHYLPILRYKPGALRNGEPFLNMNLPEELIEVRRRLESSPAGTRDFAHILSYIAMESIEAVVSACTQALKIGTVSKEVILNIILRNKDELKVTEPSNYQEYHTLKHIPKANCEIYDNFLKLGGK; from the coding sequence ATGGAAAGTAAGAGAAAGATATTAGGACGTTATCGTCGTGGAGAAGGTATACGTTCAATAAGTAGAGAATTAAATATATCACGTAATACAGTTAGAAGTATCATTCGTACGCAAGGAGAGATTAAATCTGATTATATACGAATAATTCAACCTATACCTAAACTCGGGAAATATATTGAGAGTCTTGAGAGGATGTTGCGGGATAATAAGAATTCAAAGCCTAAAAAAACAGGGAAAGCTTTATTTGAGGAGTTAAAGATTTATGGGTATCAAGGCAGTTACTCTGCTGTTAGTCGTTATATTAACACTTGGAATGATAGAAATTTTGAGATTAATATAAAAGCTTGCGTACCTTTATCCTTTGCTCCTGGGGAAGCTTACCAATTTGACTGGAGTAGTGAGCAAGTAATATTAGCTGGAGAAATAATAAATGTTAAAGTAGCTCACTTTGTTTTGTGTTATAGCCGTAAAAAATTTATCTATATTTATCCTACTGAAGCTCAAGAGATGGTATTTGATGCACATGTTAGAGCCTTTACTTTTTTTGGTGGTAGTCCAACTAAAGGGATTTATGATAATATGAAGACTGCTGTCAGTAAGGTTTTAAAAGGCTCTAATAATAGAGAATGGAATCCAAAGTTTGAAAAGCTCTGCGCACATTATCTCATTGAACCGATAGCATGTTCTCCAGCTCGAGGTAATGAAAAAGGTAGGGTTGAGCGACAAGTACAGATTGACCGGGAACAGTTCTTTACTCCTATGCCAAAAGCTTTAACCTTGCAAGAATTAAACGATATATTAACCAGCAGATTAGTTACTTATAATAGCTCTCATAAACACCCCGAATATAAAGATAAGACTATAGATGAAGCATATCAACTAGAACGTAATTTTTTAGTATCCGTGCCTGTATTATTTAACGGTTGCAAAGAAATAGATATCAAGGTTTCTATTACTTGTTTGGCTAGATATGAAAGCAATAATTATAGCGTTCACTGTAGTTGTGCTGGGAAAATAGTACAATGTAAGATATATGCTGAACATCTAGTATTTATTTATAATGGTCAAGAGGTAGGTCGTCATAAACGGAAATTTACTAAGGGAGAAACTTGTTATGACGTCAATCATTATCTGCCAATATTAAGGTATAAACCCGGAGCATTAAGAAATGGTGAACCATTCCTTAATATGAATTTACCAGAAGAGCTCATAGAAGTTAGAAGACGTCTTGAGAGCAGCCCAGCAGGTACAAGAGATTTTGCTCATATATTATCGTATATAGCAATGGAATCCATAGAAGCAGTAGTATCAGCATGCACCCAAGCACTAAAAATAGGAACTGTTAGTAAGGAGGTAATTTTAAATATTATATTACGTAATAAAGATGAGTTAAAAGTAACAGAGCCAAGTAATTACCAAGAATATCATACTTTAAAACATATCCCGAAAGCTAATTGTGAGATATACGATAATTTTCTCAAGTTAGGAGGTAAGTAA
- a CDS encoding GNAT family N-acetyltransferase, with product MIQEIKKISNSAIISELKYFPNQAVLWAIVDRNKIGKIFELPGGVVMVLENCRDPFVFVAGNLTDQSVETCISLVNGHEFPMIYCNPIYHYLFLEKGWDFNLRAELRLKSLIKIETVDEAMTIKPIDTAELFKKCFWYKETSELYGSDEDFLKYGTGYALCQDDQVVSETYAITGGGYAEIGVITHPDYRGKQHAAQVVSHLIKKCEEAKIAPMWSCHMHNRSSLRLGLKLGFFISNYFVQMIPKIDNVLSPSLASPIG from the coding sequence ATGATTCAAGAAATCAAAAAAATCAGCAATTCGGCAATTATCTCAGAGTTGAAATATTTTCCAAATCAAGCAGTCCTATGGGCAATAGTCGATAGGAATAAAATTGGAAAGATTTTTGAACTTCCGGGGGGTGTTGTCATGGTATTAGAAAATTGTAGAGATCCATTTGTTTTTGTAGCTGGAAACTTAACAGATCAATCAGTTGAAACGTGTATTTCTCTTGTAAATGGGCATGAATTTCCAATGATTTATTGTAATCCTATATATCATTATTTGTTTTTAGAGAAAGGGTGGGATTTTAATTTGCGTGCTGAATTACGGTTAAAAAGTTTGATAAAAATTGAGACAGTAGATGAAGCTATGACGATTAAACCAATAGACACAGCGGAATTATTTAAAAAGTGCTTTTGGTATAAAGAGACTTCTGAATTGTACGGTTCAGATGAGGACTTTTTAAAATATGGTACAGGATACGCTTTGTGTCAAGATGATCAAGTTGTAAGTGAAACGTACGCCATTACTGGAGGCGGTTATGCAGAAATTGGAGTTATTACCCATCCTGATTACCGTGGTAAACAGCACGCTGCACAGGTTGTATCACATCTAATTAAAAAATGTGAAGAAGCAAAAATAGCCCCTATGTGGAGTTGCCACATGCACAATCGATCATCACTTAGATTGGGGCTTAAACTTGGTTTTTTTATATCAAATTATTTCGTACAAATGATACCTAAAATAGACAATGTACTTAGTCCAAGCCTAGCCTCACCAATTGGCTAA